A single genomic interval of Halorubrum aethiopicum harbors:
- a CDS encoding lamin tail domain-containing protein has protein sequence MGIARFLIKIFGAFLLIAVIFAFFPLFAAIAITINWHGAADKLDFLPGIDSEEALKSFLAGLGYGLVLWSILIVVGGGSDSSQPSNTAEPTSNTNPTPDPSTEQAPVQNNSTQTEGDNETEPSSDDEIQANTTVETSTNQTTSDEEENQVTIVDVVDGDTVDIRFGNGTRDTVRLLGVDTPEVNGQNDPAEFEGVPNNANGEQCLATEGSEASDYAESRLSGETVELQFDSQSSRRGSYGRLLAYIVVDGSNFNYQLVSEGYARVYDSEFEQSDRFYSAESEAQRSEIGVWECRNVEETTTSDTSTGSSSSGDSLAVDYVHADAEGNDHENLNDEYVVFENTGGSTLDIGGWTVEDDADHTYTIPSGTEIDSGQTITLYSGSGSDTDSELYWGSSSAIWNNGGDTVIVTDRSGNTIIDYSYS, from the coding sequence ATGGGGATTGCTCGGTTCCTAATCAAAATATTTGGTGCCTTTTTGCTGATCGCGGTTATATTTGCTTTCTTCCCACTATTCGCCGCAATAGCGATCACGATAAATTGGCATGGGGCGGCCGATAAATTGGACTTTTTACCGGGTATCGATAGTGAGGAAGCACTAAAATCATTCCTCGCCGGACTAGGGTATGGGTTAGTCCTTTGGTCTATTCTTATAGTCGTGGGAGGTGGTTCAGACTCTTCTCAGCCAAGCAATACCGCAGAACCAACTTCAAACACAAATCCCACACCTGACCCGTCAACGGAACAGGCTCCGGTTCAGAACAATTCGACACAGACTGAAGGAGACAATGAAACCGAGCCATCATCCGATGATGAGATACAAGCCAATACAACCGTAGAGACATCTACGAACCAAACCACATCCGACGAAGAGGAGAATCAAGTGACAATTGTGGATGTCGTGGATGGGGATACGGTTGATATTCGCTTTGGAAATGGAACTAGAGATACTGTACGTTTACTTGGGGTCGACACTCCAGAAGTGAACGGTCAGAACGATCCCGCCGAATTTGAGGGAGTACCAAACAACGCCAACGGCGAGCAATGTCTCGCAACAGAAGGTAGTGAGGCAAGTGACTATGCGGAATCTCGATTATCAGGTGAGACGGTTGAGCTTCAATTCGACTCTCAATCGTCTCGAAGGGGTTCGTATGGCCGATTATTAGCATACATTGTCGTTGATGGCTCAAATTTCAATTACCAACTTGTATCCGAAGGGTATGCTCGTGTCTACGATTCAGAATTTGAACAGTCAGATCGGTTCTACTCCGCTGAAAGCGAAGCACAGAGAAGTGAGATCGGAGTTTGGGAGTGTAGGAATGTAGAAGAGACTACTACAAGCGACACGTCAACTGGATCCTCAAGTAGCGGAGATAGTCTCGCCGTGGATTATGTCCATGCCGATGCCGAAGGTAATGATCATGAGAATCTGAATGATGAATATGTTGTGTTTGAAAATACGGGAGGTTCCACGCTAGATATTGGCGGATGGACGGTTGAAGACGACGCAGACCACACCTATACAATTCCGAGTGGAACCGAGATCGATTCGGGACAAACAATCACGTTATATTCCGGGTCAGGGAGTGATACAGATTCAGAACTGTACTGGGGTAGTAGCTCTGCCATTTGGAATAACGGTGGAGATACTGTGATCGTTACCGACAGAAGTGGGAATACAATTATCGACTACTCTTATTCATAG
- a CDS encoding FAD-binding and (Fe-S)-binding domain-containing protein: MATDPTPGSDSSESGRSGSAAFGPGGSGLDASAAALGHDRPDVPAYRALASALRERVDGEVQFDEYAQVLYATDGSIYGARPAGVVCPRSVEDVRAAMRVAADHDVPVLPRGAGSSLAGQTVGPGCVVLDLSRHMDEIREVRPEDRRAVVEPGVVQDRLDDRLAEDGLKFAPDPASSARATVGGGIGNNSTGAHSVRYGITDAYTEELRVVLADGSLIHTREVVLDSPEYEAIVAGEEGGEREAALYETVRELVEGNEAEIAERYPTLKRSVSGYNLHKVIYENDDGEEVVNLSKLFVGAEGTLGVVVEAEVSLVTRPEETALALYCFDSLPAAMRAVPEALEFPVSAVELMDDEVFSLAAGSPQFAEYAEPIPDRAAAALMLEWDSELVDDFEAAVADTNDHFLEGGDAFDVLEAYADEDQADLWNLRKAAIPLLMSMEGDPKPYPFIEDASVPPAELAEYVGEFEAVLEAHDTSAAYFAHAGSGTLHIRPILSLKEEEGIEKMHSIADDVTDLVLDHHGAFSGEHGDGLARTEFNPKMYGDELWSAFQELKSAFDPDWRLNPGKVVYVDGETASERGYPETAADTDMREHLRYGPAYQSIEPQTTLDFDDEGGFSHLVELCNGCGTCRETDSGVMCPTYRASGEEIQTTRGRANMLRAAISGDLDDDEIHSDRFQGEVLDLCVGCKGCKSDCPTGVDLAKLKAEVKHEHHEKEGAGLRERLFRDIDRLSAVGSALAPVSNAATKVPGARRVMDAVAGIAPDRALPTFRSESFEEWFAARGGSSVSPADATDAVVLFPDTYTNYSYPAAGKAAVEVLEAAGVRVEVPDDLAPSGRAAFSTGFLDAARERAETNVERLAPRVREGKSVLFVEPSDAVMFQDEYLDLLDGEDAAAVSAAAYGVCEYLDAGRVDERLRFDAPAESLAYHGHCNQKALDKDHHAVGVLRRAGYEVDPLDSSCCGMAGSFGYESEHYDLSKAIGRILFDRLEESPAETATAPGASCRSQLGDRDGAAETPPHPIEKVAEALVGPAETAAGDDRDRRR; encoded by the coding sequence ATGGCAACAGACCCCACGCCGGGGAGCGATTCCTCGGAGTCCGGGAGGTCGGGATCCGCGGCGTTCGGTCCGGGCGGGTCCGGGCTCGACGCGTCGGCGGCGGCGCTCGGTCACGACAGGCCGGACGTGCCCGCCTACCGGGCGCTCGCGTCGGCGCTCCGCGAGCGCGTCGACGGCGAGGTCCAGTTCGACGAGTACGCGCAGGTGCTGTACGCGACCGACGGCAGCATCTACGGCGCGCGGCCCGCGGGCGTCGTGTGCCCGCGCTCGGTCGAGGACGTCCGGGCGGCGATGCGGGTCGCCGCCGACCACGACGTCCCGGTGCTCCCGCGCGGGGCGGGCTCCTCGCTCGCGGGACAGACCGTCGGGCCCGGCTGCGTCGTCCTGGACCTCTCCAGACACATGGACGAGATACGGGAAGTCCGCCCCGAGGACCGCCGTGCGGTGGTCGAGCCGGGCGTCGTCCAGGACCGCCTCGACGACCGGCTCGCGGAGGACGGACTGAAGTTCGCGCCGGATCCGGCCTCCTCGGCGCGGGCGACGGTCGGCGGGGGGATCGGCAACAACTCCACCGGCGCGCACTCGGTCCGGTACGGCATCACCGACGCCTACACCGAGGAGCTCCGGGTCGTGCTCGCGGACGGCTCCCTGATCCACACCCGCGAGGTCGTCCTCGACTCGCCGGAGTACGAGGCGATCGTCGCGGGCGAGGAGGGCGGCGAGCGCGAGGCGGCGCTGTACGAGACGGTCCGCGAACTCGTCGAGGGCAACGAGGCGGAGATCGCGGAACGGTACCCGACGCTCAAGCGGTCGGTGTCGGGGTACAACCTCCACAAGGTGATCTACGAGAACGACGACGGCGAGGAGGTCGTCAACCTCTCGAAGCTGTTCGTCGGCGCGGAGGGAACCCTCGGGGTCGTCGTCGAGGCGGAGGTGTCGCTCGTCACCCGCCCCGAGGAGACGGCGCTGGCGCTGTACTGTTTCGACTCGCTTCCGGCCGCGATGCGGGCGGTCCCCGAGGCGCTGGAGTTCCCGGTGAGCGCGGTCGAGCTGATGGACGACGAGGTGTTCTCGCTCGCGGCGGGCTCCCCGCAGTTCGCGGAGTACGCCGAGCCGATCCCCGACCGCGCCGCGGCGGCGCTGATGCTCGAGTGGGACTCCGAGCTCGTCGACGACTTCGAGGCGGCGGTCGCCGATACGAACGACCACTTCCTCGAGGGGGGCGACGCCTTCGACGTCCTGGAGGCGTACGCGGACGAGGACCAGGCGGACCTCTGGAACCTCCGGAAGGCGGCCATCCCGCTGTTGATGAGCATGGAGGGGGACCCGAAGCCGTACCCGTTCATCGAGGACGCGTCGGTGCCGCCCGCGGAGCTCGCCGAGTACGTCGGCGAGTTCGAGGCGGTGCTCGAGGCGCACGACACCTCGGCGGCGTACTTCGCGCACGCCGGGAGCGGAACCCTCCACATCCGCCCGATCCTCTCGCTGAAGGAGGAGGAGGGGATAGAGAAGATGCACTCGATCGCCGACGACGTCACCGACCTCGTGTTGGACCACCACGGCGCGTTCTCCGGCGAGCACGGCGACGGCCTCGCGCGCACCGAGTTCAACCCGAAGATGTACGGCGACGAACTCTGGAGCGCGTTCCAGGAGCTGAAGTCGGCGTTCGACCCCGACTGGCGGCTGAACCCCGGGAAGGTCGTCTACGTCGACGGCGAGACCGCAAGCGAGCGCGGCTACCCGGAAACCGCCGCCGACACGGACATGCGCGAACACCTCCGGTACGGGCCGGCCTACCAGTCGATCGAGCCGCAGACGACGCTCGATTTCGACGACGAGGGCGGCTTCTCGCACCTCGTGGAGCTGTGTAACGGCTGCGGCACCTGCCGGGAGACCGACTCGGGCGTGATGTGTCCGACCTACCGCGCCTCCGGCGAGGAGATCCAGACGACGCGGGGGCGCGCCAACATGCTCCGGGCCGCCATCAGCGGCGACCTCGACGACGACGAGATCCACTCCGACCGCTTCCAGGGGGAGGTGCTCGACCTCTGTGTCGGGTGTAAGGGGTGTAAGAGCGACTGCCCGACTGGCGTCGACCTCGCGAAGCTCAAGGCGGAGGTGAAACACGAACACCACGAGAAGGAGGGCGCGGGGCTCCGCGAGCGGCTCTTCCGCGACATCGACCGCCTCTCGGCGGTCGGGAGCGCGCTCGCACCGGTCTCGAACGCGGCCACGAAGGTCCCCGGCGCTCGCCGGGTGATGGACGCCGTCGCGGGGATCGCGCCCGACCGCGCGCTGCCGACGTTCCGCTCCGAGAGCTTCGAGGAGTGGTTCGCGGCGCGGGGCGGTTCGAGCGTCTCGCCCGCGGACGCGACCGACGCGGTCGTCCTCTTCCCGGACACCTACACCAACTACAGCTACCCGGCGGCCGGGAAGGCGGCGGTGGAGGTGTTGGAGGCCGCGGGGGTCCGCGTCGAGGTGCCCGACGACCTCGCGCCCTCGGGTCGCGCCGCGTTCTCGACCGGCTTCCTCGACGCGGCCCGCGAGCGCGCCGAGACGAACGTCGAGCGGCTCGCGCCCCGCGTTCGCGAGGGGAAGTCGGTCCTCTTCGTCGAGCCCTCCGACGCGGTCATGTTCCAGGACGAGTACCTGGACCTGCTCGACGGCGAGGACGCGGCGGCGGTCTCGGCGGCCGCGTACGGCGTCTGTGAGTACCTCGACGCCGGCCGGGTCGACGAGCGACTCCGATTCGACGCGCCCGCCGAGTCGCTCGCCTACCACGGCCACTGTAACCAGAAGGCGCTCGACAAGGACCACCACGCGGTGGGCGTGCTCCGGCGCGCCGGCTACGAGGTCGACCCGCTCGACTCCTCGTGTTGCGGCATGGCCGGCTCGTTCGGCTACGAGTCCGAACACTACGACCTCTCGAAGGCCATCGGCCGGATCCTCTTCGACCGGCTCGAGGAGAGTCCCGCCGAGACGGCGACCGCGCCGGGGGCCTCCTGTCGGTCACAGCTCGGCGACCGCGACGGGGCCGCGGAGACCCCCCCGCACCCGATCGAGAAGGTCGCCGAGGCGCTCGTCGGCCCGGCGGAGACGGCCGCCGGCGACGACCGAGACCGCCGGAGGTGA
- a CDS encoding type II/IV secretion system ATPase subunit, which translates to MTTPTLRIGGGSGDDDASVPAPVPPDDPEAWYAPDVRAQYESAPGVVATIRERDGGRFGYDVREPPLSPADERALGRVREHFSAVRGRRPLTRAGAVERAEAGFEPKYERVLDRLLSATAAARRRIDHHALCELRLFGDLTPVALDGRIAVADVGDDRELVVHTDAFAPLETGIDADAEYVERVAGERLARYAVEFAGFAVDVVIYRERLLGSDAFETKYAALEPDLLPGDEALICDCERRIWETPVDRLIDDRTAFVAEHARRYLSRRLAGGSSPRGWVATAREGVRSALADRDLAAPSVDPAYAADRLDDLVYYVLRDFVGEGVLTVPIRDPHLEDVEANRVGERVKVVPRPAVLAGAESGSDAAAGDDVAAGSGAAVDGHAAAESDATIDTDAAGGDTVAGGDAAAGGNAAATDRRGLDPLAGGGRIPTNLAFTDESRFVDVVTRLAARDGVELNASTPSAKVNLDVPGVSETIRCAIALPVISADGPHVSIRKQAADPLTPVDLVAHGALSTELVTLLWLLYEHRGVVLFAGPTGAGKTTLMNAHMPFIPFDDRPVSIDEGSREVRLPHETGVALTTRDHENAYKAVSMATLMTEANYLNPDVEVIAEINTPASFETFAETVNTGYSEEMLVY; encoded by the coding sequence GTGACGACTCCCACCCTGCGGATCGGCGGCGGCTCCGGCGACGACGACGCCTCGGTTCCCGCCCCGGTCCCGCCCGACGACCCCGAAGCCTGGTACGCACCCGACGTCCGCGCGCAGTACGAGTCCGCGCCCGGCGTCGTCGCGACGATCCGCGAGCGCGACGGCGGCCGGTTCGGCTACGACGTGCGCGAACCGCCCCTCTCGCCCGCCGACGAGCGCGCGCTCGGGCGGGTCAGAGAGCACTTCTCGGCCGTCCGCGGCCGGCGACCGCTCACCCGCGCCGGCGCGGTCGAGCGGGCGGAGGCGGGCTTCGAGCCGAAGTACGAGCGCGTGCTCGACCGCCTCCTCTCGGCGACCGCGGCCGCCCGCCGCCGGATCGACCACCACGCGCTGTGTGAGCTGCGGCTGTTCGGCGACCTCACGCCCGTCGCGCTCGACGGCCGGATCGCGGTCGCCGACGTCGGCGACGATCGCGAACTCGTCGTCCACACGGACGCGTTCGCCCCGCTCGAGACCGGTATCGACGCCGACGCCGAGTACGTCGAGCGCGTCGCCGGCGAGCGGCTCGCCCGGTACGCCGTCGAGTTCGCCGGCTTCGCCGTCGACGTGGTGATCTACCGCGAGCGGCTGCTCGGCTCGGATGCCTTCGAGACGAAGTACGCCGCGCTGGAGCCCGACCTCCTCCCCGGCGACGAGGCGCTCATCTGCGACTGCGAGCGCCGGATCTGGGAAACCCCTGTCGACCGGCTGATCGACGACCGCACCGCCTTCGTCGCCGAGCACGCCCGCCGGTACCTCTCGCGCCGGCTCGCCGGCGGCTCCTCGCCGCGGGGGTGGGTCGCGACCGCCCGCGAGGGCGTCCGGAGCGCCCTCGCCGACCGGGACCTCGCCGCTCCGAGCGTCGACCCGGCGTACGCCGCCGACCGCCTCGACGACCTCGTCTACTACGTGCTCCGCGACTTCGTCGGCGAGGGCGTCCTCACCGTCCCGATCCGGGACCCCCACCTGGAGGACGTCGAGGCAAACCGCGTCGGCGAGCGCGTGAAGGTCGTTCCCCGGCCCGCGGTGTTGGCTGGAGCGGAGAGCGGGAGCGACGCGGCGGCCGGGGATGACGTGGCCGCCGGGAGCGGCGCGGCGGTCGACGGCCACGCGGCCGCGGAGAGCGACGCGACGATCGATACCGACGCGGCCGGCGGTGACACGGTGGCCGGCGGTGACGCGGCGGCCGGCGGGAACGCTGCCGCGACCGACCGGCGCGGACTCGACCCGCTCGCCGGCGGCGGCCGGATCCCGACGAACCTCGCGTTCACCGACGAGTCGCGGTTCGTCGACGTCGTCACGCGACTGGCCGCCCGCGACGGCGTGGAGCTGAACGCCTCGACGCCCTCCGCGAAGGTCAACCTCGACGTTCCCGGCGTCTCCGAGACGATCCGGTGTGCGATCGCGCTCCCGGTCATCTCCGCGGACGGTCCGCACGTCTCGATCCGGAAGCAGGCGGCCGACCCGCTCACGCCCGTCGACCTGGTCGCCCACGGCGCGCTCTCGACCGAGCTCGTCACGCTCCTGTGGCTGCTGTACGAACACCGCGGCGTCGTCCTCTTCGCGGGGCCGACGGGGGCGGGCAAGACGACGCTGATGAACGCCCACATGCCCTTCATCCCGTTCGACGACCGGCCCGTCTCCATCGACGAGGGCTCCCGCGAGGTGCGGCTCCCCCACGAGACCGGCGTGGCGCTGACGACCCGCGACCACGAGAACGCGTACAAGGCGGTGAGCATGGCGACGCTGATGACCGAGGCCAACTACCTCAACCCCGACGTCGAGGTGATAGCCGAGATCAACACGCCCGCCAGCTTCGAGACGTTCGCGGAGACGGTGAACACGGGCTATTCTGAAGAAATGCTAGTATACTAG
- a CDS encoding phage/plasmid primase, P4 family: protein MSRADSTPADSVEQYGPIPDELKARDQWLMWDASGETPKRPHWKGDFNISWSNPETWHTFEAARDAAQARESWGIGYIMAAGNDDYETGRYACIDIDGGIADDGSLKSWVPDLDRFEGTYVEYSTSGTGLHIPVEGREIPDWWTDGQLGEHEGVDILQNKFTVFTGEPHSLSGRTIESINPAPWLFDAYKSVHDRAPSLGTEAQSSRAGDREEYLTDEDIEEALSHVDPDLPHTDWIRIGFAVHDFDDGSRGKRLFEKWSKRGGKFDDAAESSIEWIWSDASEGAGVTLGTLIHKAKEGGWTPPKSGSSGVAPGGQTRETPFENAIDSTWFDEQGQVVKVQSTEEYDAAELVKRFEDPDRFTTAETMAVNEVAGGDSFLKNAGDWTVRERDRDPYADLSLQELKNVALREIPDERIAWLSKREEWYWCDTSGIWHSHGEEFVRRWLDSEFGDHYRSRLRTEVLDQLKARSRADETAFGGGPPGTIATKSGLLDLETRDCRPIEPDDRVRWRLETEYDPEADCPQWKAFLGDVVEPESIPLLQEYVGFCLHHWDLPRKKALILFGPTDAGKSVFLDVVRALFGGDDSTATSSTSVQYLANERWGPARLVNTAINIRNDLDNSTIENTGKVKEIIAGDALDAERKQKPVFKFSPTTKHIFAANRAPDRDVDDDGFWNRWLTVFFPESVPREDQDPQLTEKLISELPGILNWAIDGYVRLMEQGKFTNEPYPFENRQKWERYGNSIEQFIERYANTDDGGSVPKRTTSGGTVGAYDSYLRFSRNNGLERESLQKFTAELTKRGDVVQRQRTVDGSRTRCYVGLELTNDAPRPEPEPSDDNAESHGTGLGEYQ, encoded by the coding sequence ATGAGCCGAGCGGATTCAACCCCGGCGGATTCGGTTGAACAGTACGGACCAATTCCAGACGAATTGAAGGCCCGCGATCAATGGCTCATGTGGGACGCTTCTGGTGAGACACCTAAGCGGCCGCATTGGAAGGGAGACTTCAACATTAGTTGGTCCAACCCGGAGACATGGCATACGTTTGAAGCGGCGAGAGACGCCGCACAAGCCCGCGAGAGTTGGGGTATTGGTTACATCATGGCCGCCGGAAACGACGACTATGAAACCGGGCGTTATGCCTGTATCGACATTGACGGCGGGATTGCGGATGATGGAAGCCTCAAGAGTTGGGTTCCCGATCTGGACAGATTCGAGGGAACATACGTCGAATATTCAACCAGCGGAACGGGGTTACATATCCCGGTGGAAGGTCGCGAGATACCCGACTGGTGGACCGATGGCCAACTTGGAGAACACGAAGGCGTTGACATCCTACAGAATAAGTTCACGGTGTTTACGGGCGAGCCGCATAGCCTAAGCGGGAGAACGATCGAATCCATCAATCCCGCGCCGTGGCTGTTTGACGCCTACAAGTCGGTTCACGATCGCGCCCCGTCGTTGGGAACAGAAGCGCAATCCAGCCGCGCCGGCGACCGCGAGGAGTACCTTACCGACGAAGACATTGAAGAGGCACTATCCCACGTCGACCCCGATCTACCTCATACCGACTGGATACGGATCGGGTTTGCTGTTCACGACTTTGACGACGGAAGTAGGGGAAAGCGACTGTTCGAGAAGTGGTCGAAACGTGGCGGCAAATTCGATGACGCCGCCGAGAGTAGCATTGAATGGATTTGGTCGGACGCTTCGGAAGGCGCGGGCGTCACACTTGGCACACTAATCCATAAAGCGAAAGAAGGCGGCTGGACGCCGCCGAAGAGTGGATCGTCGGGCGTTGCCCCCGGCGGTCAGACCCGCGAAACACCCTTCGAGAACGCGATTGATTCAACGTGGTTTGATGAACAGGGGCAAGTCGTCAAAGTCCAGTCGACCGAAGAGTACGACGCCGCCGAGCTTGTCAAACGGTTCGAGGATCCGGACCGGTTCACGACAGCCGAAACGATGGCCGTTAATGAGGTAGCGGGAGGAGATAGTTTCCTCAAGAACGCCGGCGACTGGACCGTGAGAGAACGCGACCGGGATCCGTATGCCGACCTCTCCTTACAGGAGTTAAAGAACGTCGCGCTTCGAGAGATTCCGGATGAACGGATCGCGTGGCTGTCAAAACGCGAAGAATGGTACTGGTGCGATACGTCTGGGATCTGGCATAGCCACGGTGAGGAATTTGTCCGGCGGTGGCTGGATTCCGAGTTTGGCGATCACTACAGGAGTCGGTTACGGACGGAAGTGCTGGACCAATTGAAAGCCCGCTCACGCGCCGATGAAACGGCTTTCGGTGGCGGCCCGCCCGGAACCATTGCTACCAAGAGCGGCCTTCTGGACTTGGAGACGCGCGACTGTCGGCCGATTGAGCCGGACGATCGCGTTCGGTGGCGGCTTGAAACGGAATACGACCCCGAAGCGGATTGTCCCCAATGGAAGGCGTTTCTTGGTGACGTGGTCGAACCCGAATCGATCCCGCTCCTACAGGAGTATGTTGGGTTTTGCCTACACCATTGGGATCTTCCGCGGAAGAAGGCCCTAATCCTGTTCGGGCCGACTGACGCCGGGAAGAGCGTGTTCTTAGACGTGGTTCGAGCATTATTCGGCGGCGACGACAGTACCGCCACAAGTAGCACAAGCGTCCAGTACCTCGCTAATGAGCGTTGGGGACCGGCGCGGCTTGTGAACACGGCGATCAATATCCGGAACGATCTGGATAACTCAACGATTGAAAACACGGGGAAGGTCAAAGAGATAATCGCCGGCGACGCCTTGGACGCCGAGCGAAAGCAAAAGCCGGTGTTCAAGTTTTCACCGACGACGAAGCATATCTTCGCGGCCAACCGTGCGCCGGACCGCGACGTTGATGACGACGGGTTCTGGAATCGATGGCTCACCGTGTTCTTCCCTGAAAGCGTTCCCCGCGAGGACCAAGATCCACAGCTCACAGAGAAGTTGATAAGCGAACTTCCGGGGATCCTGAATTGGGCAATAGACGGTTATGTCCGATTGATGGAACAGGGGAAATTCACTAATGAGCCGTACCCCTTCGAGAATCGTCAGAAGTGGGAGCGGTATGGGAACAGTATTGAGCAATTCATCGAGCGATATGCGAACACCGACGACGGTGGGAGCGTTCCGAAGCGAACCACAAGCGGGGGAACCGTTGGGGCATACGACTCATATCTTCGGTTCTCTCGAAACAATGGCTTAGAACGTGAATCACTCCAAAAGTTCACGGCCGAGCTAACCAAACGCGGCGACGTGGTCCAGCGACAGCGGACCGTTGATGGAAGCCGGACCCGGTGTTATGTCGGCCTTGAGTTGACTAACGACGCGCCCCGTCCAGAACCGGAGCCGTCAGACGACAATGCGGAATCCCACGGAACAGGATTAGGAGAGTACCAATGA
- a CDS encoding cryptochrome/photolyase family protein, whose translation MDLFWHRRDPRLRDNAGLAAAAAAADARSDRVVPVFAYDAELLETVGARRRTFLLRTAAALQRRYRERGSDLVVRSGDPAAVLPDLAEEYGAGRVTYNEHYRPARRERERGVESALADAGVETNARTDLVVVDPGRLAGSYPNHGRFRDDWDAVPTPDPYPAPEAGRFADVGGERSVRAVAADASGEPDPFRTDVDLPAAGYRAARDRLDGFLAEGIATYADTRDDLARAVEAPTRAVSRLSPYLAAGAIGIREVWAAATEARDDASDEDARRNVEKYRDELTWREGMYHLLYYAPDLAESNYRSFPNPIAWREDDAGFDAWKRGETGYPLVDAGMRQLEAEGYVHNRPRQVVASFLTKHLLVDWRRGARWFMKRLVDADHASNHGMWQWIASTGTDSVDVRIFDPVSQAAKYDPEATFVREYVPELREVPADAVVDWPTLSPEEREELAPDYPHPIVDRDAAYERAKRVFEEALGKR comes from the coding sequence ATGGACCTGTTCTGGCACCGGCGCGACCCGCGGCTCCGCGACAACGCGGGACTGGCGGCGGCCGCGGCGGCCGCGGACGCGCGGAGCGATCGGGTCGTCCCCGTCTTCGCGTACGACGCGGAGCTCCTGGAGACGGTCGGCGCGAGGCGGCGGACGTTCCTCCTCCGGACGGCCGCCGCCCTCCAGCGTCGCTACCGCGAGCGCGGGAGCGACCTCGTCGTCCGGTCGGGCGACCCCGCGGCGGTCCTCCCGGATCTCGCCGAGGAGTACGGGGCGGGGCGGGTCACCTACAACGAGCACTACCGGCCCGCGCGGCGGGAGCGCGAGCGTGGGGTCGAGTCGGCGCTCGCCGACGCCGGGGTCGAGACGAACGCGCGGACCGACCTCGTGGTGGTCGACCCCGGCCGACTGGCGGGGTCGTACCCGAACCACGGACGGTTTCGAGACGACTGGGACGCGGTTCCCACGCCGGACCCGTACCCGGCGCCGGAGGCGGGGAGGTTCGCCGACGTGGGCGGCGAGCGATCGGTGCGTGCGGTCGCCGCCGACGCCTCCGGCGAGCCCGACCCGTTCCGAACCGATGTCGACCTGCCGGCGGCCGGCTACCGCGCCGCCCGCGACCGGCTCGACGGCTTCCTGGCGGAGGGGATCGCGACCTACGCCGACACCCGCGACGACCTCGCGCGGGCGGTCGAGGCACCCACCCGCGCCGTCTCGCGACTGTCTCCCTACCTCGCGGCGGGCGCGATCGGGATCCGGGAGGTGTGGGCGGCCGCGACCGAGGCCCGCGACGACGCGAGCGACGAGGACGCCCGCCGAAACGTCGAGAAGTACCGGGACGAACTGACGTGGCGCGAGGGGATGTACCACCTGCTGTACTACGCCCCCGATCTGGCCGAGTCGAACTACCGGTCGTTCCCGAACCCCATCGCGTGGCGCGAGGACGATGCGGGGTTCGACGCGTGGAAGCGAGGCGAGACGGGCTATCCCCTCGTCGACGCGGGGATGCGCCAGCTGGAGGCGGAGGGATACGTCCACAACCGCCCGCGGCAGGTGGTCGCGAGCTTCCTCACCAAACACCTCCTCGTCGACTGGCGGCGCGGGGCGCGGTGGTTCATGAAGCGGCTCGTCGACGCGGACCACGCGTCGAATCACGGGATGTGGCAGTGGATCGCCTCGACCGGGACCGACTCCGTCGACGTGCGGATCTTCGACCCGGTGAGCCAGGCCGCGAAGTACGACCCGGAGGCGACGTTCGTCCGGGAGTACGTCCCCGAACTGCGGGAGGTGCCGGCCGACGCCGTCGTCGACTGGCCGACGCTTTCGCCCGAGGAGCGCGAGGAGCTGGCCCCCGACTACCCCCACCCGATCGTCGACCGCGACGCCGCCTACGAGCGGGCGAAACGCGTCTTCGAGGAGGCGCTCGGCAAGCGGTGA
- a CDS encoding acyl-CoA thioesterase has protein sequence MPSVSDTYIENRQRVQPTHTNNYASAHGGNVVKWMDEVGAMSAMRHAGETCVTARINELDFKRPIPQGDTCVIESYVYAAGRTSVRVRLRAFRESPRTGERELTTDSYFVFVAVDAEGSPTPVPELTVDGERCRELRDDALAAEPDEE, from the coding sequence ATGCCGAGCGTCAGCGACACCTACATCGAGAACCGCCAGCGCGTCCAGCCGACCCACACAAACAACTACGCGTCGGCCCACGGGGGCAACGTCGTCAAGTGGATGGACGAGGTGGGCGCGATGTCGGCGATGCGCCACGCCGGCGAGACGTGCGTCACGGCGAGGATCAACGAACTCGACTTCAAGCGGCCGATCCCGCAGGGGGACACCTGCGTGATCGAGTCGTACGTCTACGCCGCCGGCCGGACGAGCGTCCGGGTCCGGCTCCGGGCGTTCCGCGAGTCGCCCCGAACCGGCGAGCGGGAGCTGACGACGGACTCCTACTTCGTCTTCGTCGCCGTCGACGCCGAGGGATCGCCGACGCCCGTTCCCGAACTCACCGTCGACGGAGAGCGCTGTCGAGAGCTGCGCGACGACGCGCTCGCGGCGGAGCCGGACGAAGAGTAG